GGACTGGTGGATATGCGGGCCGAGCACATGTTTTGCCGCGTGAAGGAGGACGTGAGTTGCGCTGTGATGGCGCATCATCGTCAGCCTGAAATTCTCGTCGATCACTCCCTTGACCTGAACTCCGCGTCTGATATCTCCGCCCTCGATCTCATGGAGGATCACCTCGCCGAGTTTGAAGGTGTGAACAACCTTCACCATCGCATTTTCAGAGAGGAGACGGCCGATATCTGCCGGCTGTCCTCCGCCCTCGGGATAGAAGAGAGTCTGGTCGAGGATTACGTAATTGTCGAACGCATCGATGACCATCGCATCGAATTCCGTATCGGCGACCTGCTCATAATAGAGCCTCTTCGTCGGGGGAAGACCTTCGATACGTTTTCTGAGCGCTGCATAGGGATCCTCCTTTACCCCTTCGTCGCTCTCCGAATGCATGTCGGCGACTACGGAATAGAAATCATCGGGAAGATCGACCTCGACGGACTCCTCTGCGGCAATATCACGGACTATCTCCGGGGGAATACCGTGTGAGTCGTATAATGTAATGAGCTCTTTCAGCGGAACAGGCTCTTTCTTCCCCCTGTACGAACCGGCGATCTTCCTGACTATCCTGGCGCCTCTCTCCATCGTCTGCTCGTATTTTACAACTTCATTCTCGATGATCTCGTTTATAACCGAAGGCTTCTGCTCAAAAGAGTCGGGGCCGATTATCTTCATCTGCTTGTCGATCAGTTCGTAAAGCGGGACCTCGAGGCCTATCTCGTTCATCATCCGGAGGGTTCTACGGATTACGAGACGTGCAAGGTAGCCTTCCTGCGCATTGGAAGGCACGATACAGTCGCCGAGCATATAGGCAAGACAGCGGGTGTGATCGGTGATTGCGTAGACCCTCTCAACAGGGTCCATCAGGGCCTGGAGTTTCTCGAATCCAACGCCGATCGTTTTTGCCACTTCTTTGCGCATTTTGATGAGATTCGAACCCGATATGTCCATCTGGCCTGCATATTTGGCATTCATCGCCAGTATCTTTGCAAGTTCGGAGGACTGGAGCAGATTTTCAAGGCCCGCAGAGATCATCAGGTCGTTGACCATCTCGGGGAAGACTGCATCATATATTGTAGGCGAACCTTTCGATGCCCATACGAATCTTTCAAGCCCGTAGCCCGTATCGACGATCCTGAGATCCATCGGGTAATAGGGAACGCCTTCGAGTTCGATCGGTTTTTTGCCATTCGCCATCTTGCCGAGGCTCATGAAGACGAGGGTCGCAACCTCAAGCCCGCCGATCATCACTTCGACACTCGGACCCGCATTTCCTCCGCCTATCCACGGGTGCTCCTTGTAGGTGACATCTTCAAGGTTGCCGCCGATCGATTCGATAAAAAGATCACAGAGTTCGACGGTCCGGTCCTTCCAGTATATCTCATTTTTATCGGTATTGAAAGCGTGGTGGGCCATCATCTCGAAAGTCGTCAGGTGTCTCCCCGATCTCCCGACGGAATCGAGATCGTTGAGCCTGATGCACGGCTGGGATATCGTCAGGGGATTTGCAGGCGGGGGGACAACACCGCTCGTTACAAAAGGCTGGAAGTCGGCGATGGATGCGATTGTAAGATAGATGTCGTCCCTCCATCTTGCCGCGACCGGATATCTGCTTATTCTCTGGTGACCCTGTTTTTCAAAAAAGGACAGGTATGCTTCCCTCATCTCATCCAGCGAATGAGGTTTGAACACGGGATTTCCAATGAAACTGTAAGGTGCACAGGAGGCGTCCCCGCAGACTTCCCTGTCGTCGTCTCTCGTCCAGAAAGCAGCACCGCATTTTTTACATATTTTACGTTTAAGGCCATTGGATTTAAAATATTCAAGTTGATACTCTTCTTCGAGCATAGAAAACCACGCTTAACTCCTTAATTATTCTCAAGAAATGTTATTATTACTATCTGTTTCAGTATCTCCGCCATTTTTTCCGGCAACAGACCACCGATCCTGATACCACTCATTAATTTCGTCGTAACCACCTGTTAACCTTGCGATCCTGACTGCCAGGATATGCCAGCACATTATTCCCCTGAAACAGAAATCATTGCAGGCGCAGAAATCATCGTCGACGACATAGGTATCAGAGGTACCCTCGACCACAAAAAAATCGAGGTACTTGTGGATCTTTCCGTCCTGAACTGCGTCAAGAGCCTTTCGCCCCTTCTGCGGATATTTTTTCAGGATCGACTCTATGGTTTCTTCAAGCAGTATTTCTTCGGGGGAGAAACGTCCTGGCATTGCGGTCACCATTATGGTCACGGAATTACCGATAGCCTCGGCTCATCGGGGATATAGGTCCAGCCCATTTTCCCGGCAAGCCGCTTCATGCCGGGAGACTCGAGTGCATAGTGGGTGGACTCCATCAACCCCAGTTCCGGCGGGGAGTCTATCATAATATTGTGCTTCAGTTCGGCCGAGAGAAGGGCGTCGGCACCGAGTTCGTATGCACATTCTATAAGCTCGGTATCAAAGCCGCTCCCTCCGACTACTGCAAGCCGTTCGATCTTTTCAGGGCAGTTGTAGAGCCTCAGCCCTCCGCCCAGGATTCTGGAGATCTCCGCCGGAGTCAGCGAGCAGTCGCCCACAACTCCGAGAGGCATCTTCTCTGTCGCGGACAGGCCCAGGATCTCTGCGAGGGCGTCGTTGATGCCTCCTTCTGCATGATCGAAATTCGTGTGCATCGCGTAGATATTCAGGCCTGAGGAGAGGGCTCTTCCAAGTATGAACGCATCCTTCCCTGCGATCCTGGCCAGGGGATACCAGATCGGGGGGTGATGAACCACAAGGGCGTCGGCATCACATAAAATCGCCTGCGAGACCGTGTGCCCCGTCGCATCAAGGGAGCATGCAACGGATTCGATATCCTCCTTTCCCTCCACTATCAGGCCGATCCTTCCTTCGTCGAACTCCTCCGCAAGCTCGGGAGGAGCAATCTCTTCAAGAATCGATATAAACCGGCCGGTGTTCATACAGATTATTGGGCCGCTACTCTTGAATATCTTTCTTTATTACCAATAGTAATAATAGAAGCTCTTATATATTCTCAAAAAAGAATACATTAATATGGAAAAGTCCATTGAAGAGATAAACCGGAGAATACTGGAAGGCAGTGCCCATATAGTGACGGCCGAGGAGATGCCGGGCATTGTCGACGAACTGGGGGAGGAAGGAGCATTAAAAGAAGTTGATGTCGTAACCACCGGTACATTCGGGGCAATGTGCTCTTCAGGGGCTTTCTTCAACTTCGGCCATTCCGATCCGCCGATACGGATGGAGCGGGCATGGATGAACGATGTCGAGCTATATTCCGGCATTGCGGCGGTAGACGCATACCTGGGTGCGACACAGGAGTCCGAAACGCAGGGAAGTGCGTACGGCGGAGCTCATGTCATCGAGGATCTCATATCGGGGAAGTCCGTCGAACTCCGTGCGTCTTCGAAAGGCACGGACTGCTACCCGAGAAAAACTCTCTCGACGGATCTGCTGCTCCACGATCTCAACGAAGCGATAATGTGCAACCCCAGGAACGCGTACCAGAGGTATGCGGCCGCGACGAATTCCACGGAGAATACCCTGAATACATACATGGGAACGCTCCTTCCCGAGCACGGAAACGTGAGCTACTCGGGAGCGGGACTCCTTTCGCCTCTGATCAACGATCCCAAGCTGAGAATGATCGGAAGCGGGGTTCCGATATTCCTCTGCGGAGCAAAGGGAATGATCGTCGGGCAGGGAACACAGTCCTCGCCCGGCACGCTCTTCGCAACCCTGATGACGACCGGAGATCTCAAGGAGATGTCCCCGAAATATCTGCGGGCGGCGACATTCAAAAATTACGGGGTCTCATGCTACATAGGTCTGGGTGTGCCGATCCCTGTGACCGACACCGAGATCGTGAGGAACACGGCGGTACGGGATGAGGATATTATGACAAACATCGTCGACTACGGTGTCCCGAGCAGGAACAGGCCGACAATAAAGACAGTAAGCTACGCTGAACTCAAAAGCGGTAGCGTCGAGATCAACGGCGAGGAGATCAAAACTTCGTCGCTCTCTTCGTTCAAGAAGGCACGCGAGATCGCAGGGGAGCTGAAGAGGTGGGTCTCCTCCGGCCAGATGACGATGGCGCTTCCCACAAGGCCCTCGGATGCATCACGGACGGTCAAACCGATGAAAGAGTCGAAACGGACACCACGGGTGATGGAGATCATGGAGCGCAACATTACCTGCATCTCCGAGGACGCCGATATCAAAACCGCAGCGAAGAAGCTTCTCCGGGGCGAGACTAACCATCTTCCCGTCCTGAATAGCGAGAACAAGGTCGTAGGAATCGTGACCACTTACGATGTCTCGAAGGCGATCATAAAAGAGAATGTCAACGACAACGTCTCGGTGGTTATGTCGAGGAGCGTAATCACGACGACTCCCGAAGAGGCGGTCGATATCGCGGCGATGAAACTCGAAAGGAACAACATCAGCGCCCTGCCGGTTATAGATCCCGAAGGAAAACTTCTCGGTATTCTTACCGGAACGGATCTCGGCAAACTGCTCGGAAGGAGGTGGTACAAGTGAAACTCCTTGTCAGGTTCCATAAAAGACGCGGCCAGGAACCGATTATCGCGAGGACCGTCCTCGACACAGGTGTACTGATAAACGTGGAGAGGGCATACATCGAATCCATGGACGGCGAGGTTCTGATAGATGTCCCCAACGACAAGGCGAAGCTTGTATGCGAGAGGCTGAAGGCGTTCGGGGCCGAAGTCGAGAGGCTCGAAGAATCGGTGAGGCGCAAAGAAGAGGAATGCATCGACTGCGGGGAGTGCATCAGCATCTGCCCGCAGGGAGTGTTCTCCTTCGACGAGGACTGGAACATCACGATGAAGCAGGAGAACTGTGTTCTCTGCGGAAAATGTGTTGAGTCGTGCCCGCATTCGGCACTCTCCATTCACCAGTAGGATATGCTCAGGGAACTGTTCAGGTATAAGACCACATTCGCCACGATACTTGCCGACGATGCGAAGTTCTTCGAACCGGCAAAGAAGGCGATGATAGACGCGAGACTTGAGATCGAATCCGAGATCTCGGTAAACCCTCTTTTTTTATCCAGCCTTGTTCCGGTAGAAAACGAAACCGAATCGCTACACGTGGAGAGGATGGTCGATGCCGCAAAGAAAACCGGAACGGGTCCGATGGCCGCGGTCGCCGGAACGATTGCATGGGCGGGAGTGGAGGCGATGAAAGACCGCGGAGCCGAAGCTGCGGTGATAGACAACGGCGGGGACATCGCCCTGTTCTCGGATAAGGAGATCAGGATCGGACTGTATGCGGGGAACTCTGCGATGAGCAAAAAATCGGCGTTCGTCATTCCGCCGAAAGAAAAGATCTATGGAGTGTGCACGTCCTCTGCAACGGTAGGCCCGTCGATCTCGTTCGGCATCGCCGATTCTGTCACCGTATTTTCAGCCGACGTCTCCCTTGCCGATGCATGGGCGACGATGATCTGCAATGATCTGAGATCGCCGATCTCTGAATATCCCATGAATATCGATGAGATGGGGGTAGACGGCGTATTCGCAACGTTCGGAAAAGAGAGTTCAGGGTGGGGTATTCTGCCTGAGATCAGGGCGGCGATAGTTGACACCGGCCTGATAACTTCGGGCTGAACCTACCACTCAAGGGAATCTGCATATTCTACTGCTTCGGTGTACGCTTTCCTTCCCGAGAACTTCTTCAGGATTTTCTCCCCGTCGGAAACATAGATGATCCCGTTATTATCCTCGATAATAAACCATAGTTCGAAGATATCGAAATTTTCTATAAAAACTCCTTTCTCGAGCGATGAGGCGGGCTGGAGCATCAGGCGGTCGATTACGATCTCCGAGGGGTCCATCCTGAAATAATAATAGAACACCTGAAACGCATGCAGAAAATCGGATACCAGGAGCTCATTTTTGACTTCATCGTCAAGATCGTCGATAATCGATGACAGCCTGTCATAATTGTCTTCGGCAATATCAAGTATCTGATCGGCAAGTTCGGCAAGTTCGATGCTGTCGGTCATAACTATTCTTTCTATTCTAATCCTCCCTGATTCATCCTATTTAGAATATGCAATAATAAAAATACCTGAATGATGACGGATGACCGGTCTTACCTGTGTGTTCCATCCCGAAATAATTTGAGATCTGCTTATATACCCAGACCTATATCCATCTGTTGCATCGCCGGCAACCCCCCGCCGCGGGCCGCTTGGCAGGCCCGCGGATCGGCCCCGACCTCGGAGCCTCTATACCATGATAGCCGCTTAGGGGATAGACGAGTATCCCCTGAGCGGAGAGACGCGGTAGATTCATAGTGTGTACGGAACGGAATATAAAAAAACAAATTCAACAGCTCAGGGGACCCTCGCCGGTCTCCTGAGCGTGCCGTGAGATGATTCTCTTAGGGCAAGGCTCCTGGGTAGGGGCCGTCCGGTGGCCTGGCCGCCGGTGCCGGGGTCGCCTAAAGGACCCGGATTTTATAGCAAAGCGTATCATTTATCAAATTTAAGATAGCAGTTACTCATCAGCGATGTTCCAGGTATTCCTGATACTGTCATTAGTCCTGTTTGTCCTATTCCTGATCCCCTCAAGATTCAGGAGATATTTTGCAGCGGGAGGCTGGTCTTTCCTCGGGATCTTCTTTGTCCTCTTCTCTTTCGGCCACGTGGCGGAGAACGAATTCATCTACCCGGTGGCCGCTGTGCTCTCACTCCCGTTGTTCATTATAACGATCGCAGCATCTTATTCCGGGAACAGGACGGCATTCCGGATAACGACGGTTGCGGCAGTGGCGTTCATCATTTATTCGGTAATCGCACCCAACCAGGCGATATCGGAATGGCTGATCAGGATGCAGGTGGACAACACGATCCTCGCACTCGCCATGATCGGACATCCTGCCGCCGCCCCTTCATGGGACTGCATCCTGAGCAACGGTTACGGGATTATAATCACATTTTCGTGCACACCGATCGTCGGAACTGCGGTGATGCTCGGAATGGCAACAGGTGTGGATGCAAACCTGAAACAGAAGATCTTCGCTGCCGGATTCGTGATCCTCTCGCTGGCCGCCCTCAATATAGCAAGGCTCGTATTCGTAGTCAAGGCGTACTCGGAGCAGTGGTTCCCCTATTTCACGGACTTTGCATCGGGCGGATTTCCGGGACACGAGAGCTTCTTCTGGGCGCACAATGTCATAGGCAGGATCAGCTTCACGTTCCTGGCGATAATCCTCGTCGGGTGGGGGCTGACGTATTTCATCCCGGATTTGAGGAGATTTTACCGCGAGATTCTCTATTTTTACTATAACGGATTGAAAAGGATATCCGGGTGCCGGTTAGACATGAAAGATATTTGACCCACATATCCGAACTCCCTGAACTTCCGGGGATTTTATAGAGCAATTAAGATAATTATATCCCGCTCTTCGCAAAATAAGTACTGCGTGCGTCAGGAAGATATCGACTGGAAAATATACCATATTGTCGTCGACGAAAACAGCGTTTCCGCAGACGATATTTTATCCAAAACCGGTTTTGACAGGGAAACAGTAACGGGATCGCTGAAAAGGCTCGAGTCGGGCAGTCTTATAGAATATGACGGCGAAACGGCAAGGATACTCTCTCTTCACGAGATGCTCCTCAAATGCAGTATCAAAAATGCCGCAGCAGATCCCGAGAGCCCCATAATTATTGAAAACGGCGTTATCAAAGAGAACCCGAATTACAAGAGATAAGGTGCCGAATGACAGAAAAAGTATGTGTCCTCCGTCTTGGCCACAGGCCGGAGAGGGACAGACGAGTTACAACCCATGTCGGACTTACAGCCCGTGCACTTGGTGCCGAAGGTATGTACCTGGCATCCGAAGACAAGAATATAAAACAGTCCATCGATGACGTTGCAGAAAGATGGGGAGGAAATTTCTTCGTAGAAACGGGAGTCGGATGGAAGAAATGCGTCAACGACTGGAAGGCCAACGGGGGCGTGGTTGTCCATCTTACGATGTACGGCGTTCCCATGACATCAGCCATCGAAGAGATCAAAAAACACGAAAAGGTTCTGGTGGTCGTGGGTGCAGAGAAGGTTCCGGCGGACATCTACAACATGACCGATTATAACGTCTCGGTTACCACCCAGCCGCATTCAGAGATCTCGAGCCTTGCTCTTTTTCTCGACCACCTCTCCGACGGCAAAAACCTCAATCTCGAATTTCCGGATGCAGATCTGAAGATAGATCCCTGCGAGAGAGGGAAGAGGTTCAAGTATTGAAGGGGCGTGTTCTTATCGCCGGGTTTGCAACACGGCATGTTGCCTGCTCTGCGAAAAATGCCGGATACGAGGTCCATGCGATAGATGCGTTCTGCGACCAGGACCTGCAGTGGAACACGGAATCATGCACTATCTTTGAGGATCTCGAATCGCTTCCCGGGCAGATAGAAGAGATCTGCAAAGAGATCAATCCCGATTATCTCGTGGTAACTTCGGGTGCGGAGGAGATCTCTGTCTCTAAGAAGATTTCCGGGAGCTGTAAGGATAAGGCAGGAATCTTTACGGACAAGCAGAAGATACAGGATTTTTTCCAGGAAAACTCGATCAGGGTTCCTGCGATTCTTGCCGACGGAAGCTACCCGGCTATGCTCAAGCCCTGCAAAGGAGCGGGGGGATGGAGAAATACGGTCGTAGAATCTCCCCCGGAAGAGAACAACTTCTGCGAAATGTGGCCTGAAACTCCATATATCCGGCAGGAGGTTGTGAAAGGAGTGCCATGCAGCGTATCGTGCATCGCGTCCGGCGGAATGGCGAAGGCGATCGCCGTGAATCTCCAGTATCTCAGGGGAGGAGATGGCGATAGGGCCTACGGTTTTGCAGGCGCCGCAACTCCGTTTACGAACGAAAAGGCCGGCGAACTCATGAAAGAGGCAGAAAGGATCGCCTCTTTATCAGGATGTACCGGCTCGATTGGAATCGACTTCATCCTCTCGGATGAGGGGATCTATGCAATCGAGGTCAACCCGCGTTTCCAGGCGACACTCGATATCATCGAGATGTCGACAGGATTCAACATCTTCGAAGCGCATATCAACGCCTGCAAAGGGATTCTCCCGGAATCTTCCCCGAAAGCGAAAAAAGTGGTCGCACGCAGGATCATGTTCGCGGAGCGCGACCTGATCATCAGGGACGACCTGAAGAAATTCCACCCGCATGTAGCCGATATTCCCCGGGAAAACAGCGAAATCGAGGAAGGCGGAGCGATAATCAGTGTTTACGGGGAAGGAGACACTCTTGCTGGTGCCGAATCATCACTGGATAAAACTATTAAAGAAATTGGCAGATATATAAGCAGATGGTAGCTGTAGAAGATGCACTTAAAAGCGATGCGGTAAGAGCATATCTCTTCCGCCTCGTCGGGGAAGAGGGGCTTGATTTAATCGATAAATTTCCTGTGGAGGGTGAATACAGCGACGAAGATCTTGCCGAGAGCACGGGGATCAACTTAAACAGCGTCAGGCACACTCTATACACCCTTTATGGGAAGCGCCTGGCCGAATACCGCCGTATAAAGAATTCAGAGACCGGCTGGCTCACCTATCTCTGGGTCCTGAAGTTCGAAAACCTTGATGCCACGCTCTCGGAAGAGATGGACGACATCCTCGATATTCTCAAGGCGAGAGAGGATTACGAGCTCCTCAACGACTTCTATATCTGCGGTAAATGCGGCCTGAGATATACGTTCGACGAGGCGATGGCAAGGGACTTCATATGCATCAACTGCGATGAGAAGATGGACCATTTCGACAACGATCTCCTTGCCGAAGCGCTGAAGCGCCGTGTCGACGCGATAAAGGAAAACCTGGGAAAAGCGTGAAGATATCCGATATAGATCCAATACCTCTTTTAAAAAAATCAGGCTGTCCCGACAACGTCATCGAACACTGTATTGCAGTACGGGATCTTGCGATGGTCTTCGCCCGGAATGCACCGGTGGACAAAGAGCTTGTCGAAAAGGGAGCACTTCTTCATGACATCGGACGCTGCAGGACGCATTCGATTGCCCACGGACAGGTTGGTGCGGAGATCTGCAGGGATTACGGGCTCCCGGAAGAGATTTGCCGCATCGTCGAGACCCATATAGGTGCAGGACTTACCGCCGAAGAATGCCGCAGAGAAGGGCTTAAGCCGGTCGACTGCGTACCGAAAACTCTGGAAGAGAAGATTGTCGCCCACGCGGACAACCTGATCAAGGGAACAAAAGAGATTACAATCGATGAAAGACTCGACCATTCGGCAAACCTGCCGGAGGCTGCCAGGAAAAGGATGAAGGATCTCTCGGACGAGATCGAGAAGTACAGGTAATTAGATTATTATTTTTCTGACCTGCGGAAGCGACCTGAGCTCTTCATATACGGTTGCGGGAAGGTTGGACTCAAGTATTACTACGAGTTTCGGGTCCTCGGAGAGGATGGGGTCGGTTACGAATATCTGTCTTATCGAGAGATTGTGATCGGTTATCACCTTGACTGCCGCACCGACAATTCCTTTCTGGGCGGCGTCCTTCGGGTATATCGTGATAACGGCTAGGCCGAGTGCGTCTGCAACCTGCGTCAGGTCGGGCGTCACCCGCAGGTTGAGAAATATATCCCTGATCTCCTTAAGGCTGAGTATCCTTTTTGCGGTGGCGTCGATTACTCTCCGGTCGGTTCCGATCTTCTTTGCGATATGCGTCGCAGGGATCTCGATCCCGTTGCAGACTATGCGCCCCTTCTCGTTTATTCCCAGTCCATTCTCCAAAAAATACTTGACTACCATCGTCTGAGACGGCGAATCGGCAAATTCACGGAGAATTTGAGTCCACATGAATAATCATATCCATCTTTGTATGTAAATATACATCGGTTTGAGGAAATGCAGGATACTTTAAATACCGGATCTCTTTTAAAATCAAAAACAGCCAAAATCCTGACATCAAAATCGCAAGTTATTTTATCTTGGAAGTCCTTTTTATTAAGGTCACAGGCGAGGGTTGCCAAGCCAGGTCAAAGGCGCTAGGTTGAGGGCCTAGTCACGTAGGTGTTCGAGGGTTCGAATCCCTTCCCTCGCATTGTTCTGTTTTTTTGAGTTTTTTCTTCAAAATGTCCGTGTTGACTAAAATTCATTTATGGCATTAATATAAATTTCAGAGTTTGCTAAAAAAGATCTCTCTTCCCAGCTCCTCTACAAAATAAAAAAAGGTAGCCGTCATCCCGGCCCATTATCCCGTTAGTCCCATCTTCTCATCGAGCCAGTCGAACTTGGCGGCAAAAGACTGCCCGAACGCCCCGAGCTGACAGTGTGACCCTGCACCGTACTCTTCGGAGAATATTATTAGTTCACGATCGCAGGTTAGGTGGTCGTAAAGTTCCTTTGCCTGTTCTCCGTCCGGGTCGAAATGATCTGTCGCACCGGCAGTGACCAACGTAGGGCAGCTTATATTTTCGGCGATTCCAACGAGTGAGAAATCCATCCATTTCGCCCAGAACTGTGCCGGCGAGCTCACATTGAAGACGAACATACCGTTCTCGTTCAGCCAGCGGGTTCCGGTATCGTTAGCCATGACAGCCCAGATGGCATCGTTGAACTCGACCGGGTCCGTCTGCAGCCATTCCTTCAGGTCTTCTTCCGTCATGTTCGCGGCCGCTCCCCCGCCTTCCTGCAGGTTCCGGAGGAGGTTCTGCCCGACGTCGTAAGTGCCTCCGTCGGCGATCAGCGCCGTGATCCGGGGATCATATGCGGCACCGCGGGGAGCGAGGTAGCCCCCTAGGGAAATTCCCCAGAGTGCAATCCGGTCTTCGTCGACGTCGGAACGGTTCACCGCATAGTCCACAACAGGTTCGATCACATTCTCCCAGTCGGCACGGAACGGTATGTGCCGGACCCGTATCACTTCTCCCTGGCCCGGCCCCTCGAATGTCAGGACGTTGTATCCGCGTTTTATTCCCTCCATCACATAAGGATGGAGCTCTTCCTGACAGCCGTCAAATCCGGTCTGGATGATGAGGAGCGGACGAGGTGTGCCGGAATCATCGACCATATAAAAGTACCCCGGAAGCGTCGTATTCTCGTAAGGGATTTCGACAATCTCGTAAGGAACGTCGTCGAGCGCTAGTGCATCGCGAAACGTTTCCCGGCTTAATCCCCAGGTCTCAACGATGCGGGGATCGGTTGAGTTGCCATGAAGGAAGAACTCGGCTGTGCGATAATATGTTGCGGCCCGGTAGTATGCTTCCATTGCTGTAACATTGTGCCCGGCTGCGAGGCTCTCGTCACCCGCAGTCCTGATGGCGTCCGCGGTCTTCTTCCATTCGCTGTACCAACTCTCAAAGTCTCCTTCTTCGATCCGGGAGGCAGTGGCAAGACACTCACCGATATCGGCCTCTCCCGAATACGTGGCGCCAAGTGTCCGCTGGAGCTCGAAAGCAAATTCCTGATCGTCAAATATGAGCGAAGTTGAGTCATAGGCAGATTCGTCGGCCGGAGTTACAGCAGATGAATCCTGCGATTGCTGAATCGGGCAGGTACAGCCTGCAGAAATAGAAAATACAATTGCTATCAGGACGGTGATCGTGATTATACAGGTTCTCCCGGATTTCATAGTGGACTTTGAAATGATAGAATAACAATGATGATAAGAGTTACGAAAATCCCTAAGGAAGAACTATAATCCCGGTTTTCATCGGATCAACAGGATCGGAAAGTTAATCCTGATTCAGTTTCGGACGAAATTCATTCATAACAGGTATTTGAACTACAATAATATTCGAAGACCCCTGTTTCACCAAAATTCATTTATATTATAAATCTCGAATCCAGATTATGCCCGAAAAGGAGATCGAAGGAATAGATGTCGAAGAAATAATCGATAAGATCAAGAGAGCAATCATTAGTTCAGGTGCCAAAAATATCAAAGTAAAATCCTTCGAATTGACATTGAAAACGATAATAGCTACCAGTGCGGGAGGAGAAGTCAGCTTTAAAATCCCTGTTATCGATGCCGGACTCGACCTGTCGGGAACATTGGAGAACCAGATCAACCAGGAAATATATATGAAATTCGGAGAACTACCCTCAAGAAAGGAGGAGCTGATCAGGAGGGAACCTTTCGGAGCGGTGGACATCGAAGACGATCTCTACTCAATAATTCAGTCCCTTGAAAAGGCCGTAATCATCGCATACAACGCGGAACCCAAATTCAACCTGGAAAAGGCGCATTTCAACCTTGATTTCATTATGGCGGGGGAAAGAAAGATCAATATGATAATAAAATCAGAAAAAACCATGAAATGGATGAATAACCTAAAGATCAATTTCGGGCTGGTATAACGAACCGGTCTTTTGATCTCCTAAACTTTTTTGACAAGAATTCCGTGTTTCAGGTGACC
Above is a window of Methanolacinia paynteri DNA encoding:
- the artA gene encoding archaeosortase A — translated: MFQVFLILSLVLFVLFLIPSRFRRYFAAGGWSFLGIFFVLFSFGHVAENEFIYPVAAVLSLPLFIITIAASYSGNRTAFRITTVAAVAFIIYSVIAPNQAISEWLIRMQVDNTILALAMIGHPAAAPSWDCILSNGYGIIITFSCTPIVGTAVMLGMATGVDANLKQKIFAAGFVILSLAALNIARLVFVVKAYSEQWFPYFTDFASGGFPGHESFFWAHNVIGRISFTFLAIILVGWGLTYFIPDLRRFYREILYFYYNGLKRISGCRLDMKDI
- a CDS encoding helix-turn-helix domain-containing protein — translated: MRQEDIDWKIYHIVVDENSVSADDILSKTGFDRETVTGSLKRLESGSLIEYDGETARILSLHEMLLKCSIKNAAADPESPIIIENGVIKENPNYKR
- a CDS encoding tRNA (cytidine(56)-2'-O)-methyltransferase, which codes for MTEKVCVLRLGHRPERDRRVTTHVGLTARALGAEGMYLASEDKNIKQSIDDVAERWGGNFFVETGVGWKKCVNDWKANGGVVVHLTMYGVPMTSAIEEIKKHEKVLVVVGAEKVPADIYNMTDYNVSVTTQPHSEISSLALFLDHLSDGKNLNLEFPDADLKIDPCERGKRFKY
- a CDS encoding ATP-grasp domain-containing protein, which produces MKGRVLIAGFATRHVACSAKNAGYEVHAIDAFCDQDLQWNTESCTIFEDLESLPGQIEEICKEINPDYLVVTSGAEEISVSKKISGSCKDKAGIFTDKQKIQDFFQENSIRVPAILADGSYPAMLKPCKGAGGWRNTVVESPPEENNFCEMWPETPYIRQEVVKGVPCSVSCIASGGMAKAIAVNLQYLRGGDGDRAYGFAGAATPFTNEKAGELMKEAERIASLSGCTGSIGIDFILSDEGIYAIEVNPRFQATLDIIEMSTGFNIFEAHINACKGILPESSPKAKKVVARRIMFAERDLIIRDDLKKFHPHVADIPRENSEIEEGGAIISVYGEGDTLAGAESSLDKTIKEIGRYISRW
- a CDS encoding transcription factor; amino-acid sequence: MVAVEDALKSDAVRAYLFRLVGEEGLDLIDKFPVEGEYSDEDLAESTGINLNSVRHTLYTLYGKRLAEYRRIKNSETGWLTYLWVLKFENLDATLSEEMDDILDILKAREDYELLNDFYICGKCGLRYTFDEAMARDFICINCDEKMDHFDNDLLAEALKRRVDAIKENLGKA
- a CDS encoding TIGR00295 family protein, yielding MKISDIDPIPLLKKSGCPDNVIEHCIAVRDLAMVFARNAPVDKELVEKGALLHDIGRCRTHSIAHGQVGAEICRDYGLPEEICRIVETHIGAGLTAEECRREGLKPVDCVPKTLEEKIVAHADNLIKGTKEITIDERLDHSANLPEAARKRMKDLSDEIEKYR
- a CDS encoding regulator of amino acid metabolism, contains ACT domain protein; the protein is MWTQILREFADSPSQTMVVKYFLENGLGINEKGRIVCNGIEIPATHIAKKIGTDRRVIDATAKRILSLKEIRDIFLNLRVTPDLTQVADALGLAVITIYPKDAAQKGIVGAAVKVITDHNLSIRQIFVTDPILSEDPKLVVILESNLPATVYEELRSLPQVRKIII
- a CDS encoding alpha/beta hydrolase family protein, which produces MKSGRTCIITITVLIAIVFSISAGCTCPIQQSQDSSAVTPADESAYDSTSLIFDDQEFAFELQRTLGATYSGEADIGECLATASRIEEGDFESWYSEWKKTADAIRTAGDESLAAGHNVTAMEAYYRAATYYRTAEFFLHGNSTDPRIVETWGLSRETFRDALALDDVPYEIVEIPYENTTLPGYFYMVDDSGTPRPLLIIQTGFDGCQEELHPYVMEGIKRGYNVLTFEGPGQGEVIRVRHIPFRADWENVIEPVVDYAVNRSDVDEDRIALWGISLGGYLAPRGAAYDPRITALIADGGTYDVGQNLLRNLQEGGGAAANMTEEDLKEWLQTDPVEFNDAIWAVMANDTGTRWLNENGMFVFNVSSPAQFWAKWMDFSLVGIAENISCPTLVTAGATDHFDPDGEQAKELYDHLTCDRELIIFSEEYGAGSHCQLGAFGQSFAAKFDWLDEKMGLTG